The DNA region TAGAGTACCACTGGAACTGGAGTCCCTTGGGGAGTTGATGTTGATGGTGAAAGGCACCAGTTTGCCTCTCCAGCTTGTTTTCTTCCTGAGTTTGTTTCAAACTGTGTTTTATTCCATTTTGGATTATGCTTCTTTCACCTCTGTTCTGCTTATGGGTggcatttctctctctttctttctagcttttgtttcttgtttctgGTTAGATATgccttgtttgtgtctttgatTGTTTTATTCCTGTGTTTGGCATGCTTGGTTGCTGATGTCACCTCTTTTTGTTCTCTGTGGTGTTTGTTATGCCTTGGCATGGCTTGTTTGATGTTGAACATAGATGCTGTTTGGGGCTTTGGAGTATTTTTTGTGTGGGTTTTTTCTTTTACCTGGAGATTGGAATTTGCTGTTTTTTTGGCTATCAAGAATTTGGGTTACTGGGTGGTATGAAACCAATCCGGTGTTTAGATATCAGTCTAGATGTCAAGGGGTATCCTTAAGGAGAAAGGTCAAAAGCTTCTAGCAGCTGTCTACCTTGGAGGTCAATATTTTGATATTCAGGACTAGTAGCCTAAATGCTTGAGATGGGTTGTGTTATTCGTCTAATGCCCATTATTTTGCTATTTGTAACAAGCTTAAGTGCTTAAGCTTGAGGGAGAGTGTCAGAGTATTAGGATTACTAAGTTTCAGTGTTATTTGCCTGGGCTTGTAGTAGTTTTACCAGTACTAGACACAATTTCTAGTATAAATAGAAGTATTGGATTGTGGTATTGTATGGCAGCTATATATCAATTTCAGTATATTAGTTATCTttctatctttttcttcttccttaccTGAACCTTATATTTCCAAACGATGAATTGCTAATAGTTTAATCATTGTTCTATATCATTTACTCCTAATAGTTTGGCATTAATCAGGACTTGCTTTCATAAATCTCCATCATctccttgttgattttgttcACCTTGCCAGATTATGCGCAACATTGCTACATAATTTTGTGTAATTAATTGTGAATTGTTCTCTTTCAAATGTACAAGTTACCTTGTTGACTCCTGAATTATTTCAggcctgagacaatggaggaaaaattattaaaagaagaaattgatAATTTAAAGAAGGAACTTGAGAAAGAGTCTacaataaattcaaataagGAATCTGTGGATGAGGCTGGTGGAGACCAAACCAGTAGACATGCAATATTACAACAGAAAGAAAAGGAGCTGGAACTTCTTATCCATGATTTGGACGGCAAAGTTCGTTTTGGGCAGAAAGCCGTTGAAAGGCCAGGTTCATCGGCAGGGAAGTCTTCTACTTTTTCTGATCGGCCACCTTCTAGATCTGGTTCCTTTGAGGATTCTAGAAGTGTGGATTTTACAGACAGACCTCGATCTCGTGGTACAGGAGATATGTGGATGCGTCCTAGTGATGACAGAAGACAGTTTCAAGGTGGTAGCAGGGAAAGGGGATGGTTTTCTTCTGGCAGCAGAAATAGGTGAGAAATGTGTTATTCATACATTATTTATGGCAACTGGTTAAGGTACAAAATTGACAGTGGCtttgaattcaattttgtttCTTCTCTTGTATTATTTGACAGATATAGCTTTTACATTATCGGAAGAAGTGATTGAGAATGCTGATATTTGTTGTCTTACAGGTCAACGTCAAGAGAGAGATGGTGAACAGCAGTTTTGTGTGGATTAAGAGTTATCTTCAACTTTTGATGACCAGAACCTAATACTACTATTTTATTACTTGTCTTTTCTAATCGTTTTGTTCATTTTACTCCAGGCAATTGGAGCAACAATCATTGAGTACTGGCACTAAAACTTTTGCCTAATCTGTTATTGCATCTCGAaacattgtaaatttgtttttccCCTTCTGGTAATTTTTTGGGTGTCTGGATGAAGGCAGAAAGCCTTGTAATTTTATTAGGACTAAATTGTTATTGAGAATCATGGAACTTCCTAGTTAATGTTAATGTGATATTGTTCTGAATtctgatataaaattatttttcttcaattttgcgTATGCACGGTATTGGCCAGTTTAGTGTTTGTAACATTGGTTGCTTAAAGCCGCTATCCTCTTCCTGTAACGTTGGCCAGTTTTAGTAAAATTGATGCCATCCCAGTATTTATGTATTACCCCCGTGCTATCCTTAATACTAGAAAGTATCTCTTACTCCCAAAGGTCCTTGACTATAGTGTGGAGAAAGGGATGGAAAGTGCATGCTAACTGCTAAAGGGGACAGGTTAGGATTTTGTTACTGGATAAAAAAATCCCTAAGAATTTTTGTCTCCTGAGTCCTGAATTTGATATCACCAACCTTGGGAAAAAGTTTGAAAGAGTGATATTTGCTATCTTAATGCCTGCTTGAAAAGTTGAGGTAGTAGTGGTTCTTTTCATTAACGGTGGTAAAAAATTGAAGCTTAACGTCGTTCAGCCCGCATGATGGTTTGTAACTGCCTGTGGTTCAAAGGGGATGGGACTCCAGATAGGAGATAGATTTTATTTAAGACTAGcgcttgtttaatttttaaaaaataggagaatttaaaatttagcttattaatgttttaatggtagacaaataaaatcataagctcaagcaattaaaattttaaaacttattagtACCACgaataaagttttaaaatattcttattctcttcaaattatattttgatgaaATGCAAGATTTTTGGTTTACTTTCGTTGTAaaattttggaataaaaatgacttttgaaaaatatgTCAAAAGTCCCTTCAAGCCGGGCCTAATTGGTGGAATGAGATGGGTCATGAACATCCCTAGTGGAAGGAAAATGAAGGAAagaataattaacttttttttttacgttgGAATAATTAACTCTAAATACTCTTAAAAATGTTAACTTTAATATATTTGGGGGAAAAATATCTGTTCACGGTGTAATTatcataatgatttttttttaaaacaaaaattctttCTGAAAaagagattgattttatatagtGTGAATGCTAATATTAAGtatatgaatataatttttaaagtaattattaattaatgatttgttattcatgataatttttaattaactaatagtataaaaatagtaaactttattattttttaaaactatttaattttgacacattctttttttatcttaaatctTTCAACTTATATGATCAAATATTAATTTCGCTCGTGATAGATGACTAttgttatttcaaattttttttattattgtgagaattaaacataaatttttgtgttaaataaatcattctcATTAATGTAAATAGAATTTTACGTCCGCATCAACCCTTTTAAGTTTTGACAAgttataatatatcaatacaatttttttatatattaataattaaaaaacacgTAAACACGACGCAAACAAATAATGtagtttatttttcaaatgtgaACTGGACACCCCTTGTATATTAAAATGATCCCGTGTTTGTTGATTTTTCTTTGGACGGAATTCGGGGATACAATACAAATGTAACGTAGTAGTTGAAAATTTTGTTGCATCAGATGAAAGCTATGGAGTTGGTGGGAGAGAAATGGATAGAAATTGTGACGTGTTTGGTAATTTCAACAACATTAATGCGGAGTGTAAGTGGAAGTGAAAGCGAGTGCATTTTCCCAGCGATATTCAACTTGGGAGACTCGAATTCAGACACTGGCGGTCTCTCAGCAGCGTTCGGACAAGCTCCTCCCCCCAACGGAATCACTTATTTCCACTCCCCTAACGGACGCTTCTCCGATGGTCGTCTCATAATCGATTTTATAGCCGAGAGCTCCGGGTTGGCATATCTGAGGGCTTACTTGGACTCGGTGGCCTCCAACTTCACTCATGGAGCCAATTTCGCAACGGCCGGATCTACTGTCAGACCTCAGAACACAACCATATCTCAGAGCGGATACAGTCCCATTTCCCTAGACGTTCAGTTCGTGCAGTTCTCTGATTTCAAAACCAGATCCAAACTCGTTCGCCAACAAGGTCCAGTCCACACACCACTCATTTCCTACTTATTTCTTGTGCAATTGCAAACCTTATTCACTTAAACTAATGTTAATTTTTAGTACTATTAGCTAAAGatattactttcttttttttgtattattattttgattgtaaGACAATTAGCATACTTACCGAGGATCCTGATTATTAGTTTAATATAAAGACAAGTGCTCCTCTGACAGTCTgtctctgattttttttaacagatttcttttattggttaaaactCATGTGAATTATCTTAATAGGTTGGTCTAACAATGAACAATTTGTAGTTGTtgtcaattattttataagtcttactaatttagatattaaatcCATGTATTCTGTAAAATTCACATAAATTTTATCTAATATGAAAATTAGATAGTGTGTTGCAAGAGTGTTAAATAGTGTGTTAGTAACATTTTTCTAATAAGAATAATGTCTCCTATGAAAGGCTTAGATTGGATTTCTACTTCTTGTATGGAGTAACCTCTCCTTAGCTTTATTCaactaaagaaagaaaataaatgatttattaattaaaattgaacaaactaaaaaaaggtgctaaatgatatattatttttaatttttaatgtgcTACAGGAGGGGTTTTTAAGGAATTGTTGCCAAAGGAGGAGTATTTTTCTCAGGCTTTATATACCTTTGATATTGGCCAAAATGATCTCACTGCTGGCTACAAACTCAACTTCACCACAGAACAAGTCAAGGCATATATACCAGATGTATTGGGCCAGTTCTCCAATGTCATAAAGGTCACTCATTTATTTAACCTCTCTTTTTTCTGGGTTATCTAACTTTGATAATATGATTTGGTGTATGGAATTTACTGAAGCATGGTGTTGTCATTAATCATATGAAGTAGGGTGTGTATGGGGAAGGTGGAAGGTCGTTTTGGATACACAACACAGGACCATTGGGGTGCCTGCCATACATGCTGGATCGCTATCCCATGAAACCAACTCAAATGGATGAGTTTGGGTGTGCCAAACCATTCAACGAGGTTGCCCAATATTTTAACCGTAAATTAAAAGAAGTTGTTGAGCAACTGCGGAAAGAATTGCCAGGAGCTGCAATCACCTATGTTGATGTGTATACGGTCAAGTACACCCTCATCAGCCATGCCCAAAAATATGGTAAGCAATAAAAAAACACCAAATGCAGAGGGTTTaggaattttcttttgttgttgttgcataTTTATTCGTGGAAATTGTAATGAAATACTCAATATGCAATGTTTGGAATGGAAAGGTTTTGAGCAGGGGGTGATAGCATGCTGTGGACACGGTGGGAAATACAACTTCAATAATACAGAGAGATGTGGAGCAACCAAGAGGGTGAATGGAACAGAGATTGTGATAGCCAATTCATGCAAAGATCCAAGTGTGAGGATTATTTGGGACGGAATCCATTACACCGAAGCTGCTAATAAATGGATCTTCCAACAAATAGTCAATGGTTCCTTTTCAGATCCACCTCACTCTTTAAAAAGGGCTTGTTATGGTAAATCCATTAGGAGACATAAATTCCAGTTATTGTAAGAGAGAATTTGGATCCATGTGCTTAAACTAGCAGGTCTTATTTAGTGTTTAATGAATTATGTTTggcaaattttatttatcattgatGTGTATTTTATATGAgatattaagtaaaaaaatttacgagATTTTACCCCAtgttaattatgattattacgTGTTAAACAGACGCTTATTAACTTGCTAGGTTAAGATTTGAATGTATACACCTTGCAAAGAAAAGAATTCATAGACCTTATGAGAAAAAGAGATACtaacaaaaagagaaataaaatcaatactataaaaaaagtattttgggCGACCCATGATTGTTTCCTGATGATGTGATTAACGAATCACTTCTTCAGTTCATCGCAACCATgtaacattttataattttatttaattaattttttggtcaCTCTATTTATGATTAATCTTTATGTAAACACCTAGTTAAtaaccaaaaatataaaaaaaaatgttaacactCGGTTTGACCTTTTTCCTCTCTTGATCCTTTCATTTTGTActaaaaagagaaattaaagttTTCCCCTTCATTGTATTTACttgtcctttttctttttatgttagcaagagaaaaagaataaaaaataagttttaaccgCGCACATAAGTTATTcagaaaacaagaataaaatatatataaaattaaagtttaggtataaaaaaaaaagaaattaagacaATAATGAC from Glycine soja cultivar W05 chromosome 8, ASM419377v2, whole genome shotgun sequence includes:
- the LOC114422059 gene encoding GDSL esterase/lipase At3g26430-like, with translation MKAMELVGEKWIEIVTCLVISTTLMRSVSGSESECIFPAIFNLGDSNSDTGGLSAAFGQAPPPNGITYFHSPNGRFSDGRLIIDFIAESSGLAYLRAYLDSVASNFTHGANFATAGSTVRPQNTTISQSGYSPISLDVQFVQFSDFKTRSKLVRQQGGVFKELLPKEEYFSQALYTFDIGQNDLTAGYKLNFTTEQVKAYIPDVLGQFSNVIKGVYGEGGRSFWIHNTGPLGCLPYMLDRYPMKPTQMDEFGCAKPFNEVAQYFNRKLKEVVEQLRKELPGAAITYVDVYTVKYTLISHAQKYGFEQGVIACCGHGGKYNFNNTERCGATKRVNGTEIVIANSCKDPSVRIIWDGIHYTEAANKWIFQQIVNGSFSDPPHSLKRACYGKSIRRHKFQLL